A single region of the Streptomyces caelestis genome encodes:
- a CDS encoding aldehyde dehydrogenase family protein, with translation MLSDGTTEATSSVRSASSGRAAEERQAPLRSYKLYVAGKDIEGDGWVYTVSGRSLLEDVFTSVTLKRTLEQDAESDAAQHPYVVGRCAIAGDDALDLASEAAAAAAPGWAAFPLERRMRLGHRFREELERRRDEFIEMLIAEAHPAKLARWEHSSLLQIFSEESLGWYQEQMHTEFQHGDRRLIVRRQPDGVVAFNPPQNAPLPSAALGVLCLMSGNAVVMRAPRSIALSTMWLMRDVVAPILDELDAPPGTLNALCANPKQTLDRWIASPLIDDIFYIGGSQEGLRFEQQCVANGKKAILELAGNDSVVVWSDADIPKAVEAITEAFYGSGQICMIPNGVLVHPAVADELLAELKEQVGRIRPGYPEEEDVLLSPVRRSERFFRLLNQALDQGGELVTGGRRMEVDGTPSDTGVFLQPTVVRVDGLARAREFDIVREETFFPLIPVIVAESAADQELLARFVNFTNSNPYGLRNSLWAESEDVIDTFVRQVTNGGLLKINDSHMGCVPYLPTHGGTGLTGGAFGEANYPMLKTSHLQGVSIARGVSPYEAVFGA, from the coding sequence ATGCTCTCGGACGGAACAACAGAGGCGACATCCTCCGTACGTTCTGCCTCTTCTGGCCGCGCAGCAGAAGAACGCCAGGCACCCCTGCGCAGTTACAAGCTCTACGTCGCCGGCAAGGACATCGAAGGTGACGGATGGGTCTACACGGTGAGCGGCAGGTCCCTCCTGGAGGACGTGTTCACCAGCGTGACGCTCAAGCGGACCCTGGAGCAGGACGCCGAATCGGACGCGGCCCAGCACCCCTACGTCGTAGGACGCTGCGCGATCGCCGGCGACGACGCCCTGGACCTGGCGAGCGAGGCCGCCGCAGCCGCCGCACCCGGCTGGGCCGCCTTCCCGCTGGAACGCCGTATGCGTCTGGGCCACCGCTTCCGCGAAGAGCTCGAACGACGCCGGGACGAGTTCATCGAGATGCTGATCGCGGAGGCCCACCCCGCCAAGCTCGCCCGCTGGGAGCACAGCTCCCTGCTCCAGATATTCAGCGAGGAAAGCCTCGGCTGGTACCAGGAGCAGATGCACACCGAGTTCCAGCACGGGGACCGCCGGCTGATCGTGCGCCGCCAGCCCGACGGTGTCGTCGCCTTCAATCCCCCGCAGAACGCCCCGCTCCCCAGCGCGGCCCTCGGAGTGCTGTGCCTCATGTCCGGCAACGCCGTCGTCATGCGCGCCCCGCGCAGCATCGCCCTCAGCACCATGTGGCTGATGCGGGACGTGGTCGCCCCGATCCTCGACGAGCTGGACGCCCCGCCCGGCACGCTCAACGCCCTGTGTGCCAACCCCAAGCAGACGCTGGACCGCTGGATCGCCAGCCCCCTGATCGACGACATCTTCTACATCGGGGGCAGCCAGGAGGGCCTGCGCTTCGAGCAGCAGTGCGTCGCGAACGGCAAGAAGGCCATTCTTGAGCTGGCCGGTAACGACAGCGTCGTCGTCTGGTCCGACGCGGACATCCCCAAGGCCGTCGAGGCCATCACCGAGGCCTTCTACGGCTCGGGCCAGATCTGCATGATCCCCAACGGCGTGCTGGTGCACCCCGCCGTCGCCGACGAACTGCTGGCCGAGCTCAAGGAGCAGGTCGGGCGGATACGGCCCGGTTATCCGGAAGAGGAGGACGTCCTGCTCTCGCCGGTCCGGCGCAGCGAGCGGTTCTTCCGCCTCCTCAACCAGGCCCTGGACCAGGGCGGGGAGCTCGTCACCGGCGGGCGCCGCATGGAGGTCGACGGCACCCCCTCGGACACCGGTGTGTTCCTGCAGCCCACCGTCGTACGGGTCGACGGCCTGGCACGCGCCCGCGAGTTCGACATCGTCCGCGAGGAAACGTTCTTCCCGCTGATCCCCGTCATCGTCGCCGAATCCGCCGCCGACCAGGAGCTCCTCGCCCGGTTCGTCAACTTCACCAATTCCAACCCCTACGGACTGCGCAACTCGCTGTGGGCCGAGTCCGAAGACGTCATCGACACCTTCGTACGCCAGGTCACCAACGGCGGACTCCTGAAGATCAACGACTCCCACATGGGGTGCGTCCCCTACCTGCCCACACACGGCGGTACCGGCCTGACCGGCGGAGCCTTCGGCGAGGCCAACTACCCGATGCTCAAGACCTCCCACCTGCAGGGCGTGAGCATCGCCCGCGGCGTCAGCCCCTACGAGGCGGTCTTCGGCGCCTGA
- a CDS encoding acyl-CoA dehydrogenase family protein translates to MRSLDRARTVCEHYHPGLLKALEEIPFDEREKPGSTAIDLFRAHGGVGLLIPAEFGGSGASPLEAVRVQEALGAVAPSLAAATTMHHFTAAMLYALADQQDRLTPAQVDLLHRIVPEQKLMASGWAEGRTQQNILAPTVAAVPAEGGYRLQGSKKPCSLSSSMDLLTASISVPGADGAPELALAIVPADSPGLSVHPFWGTDLLAGAESDEVRLEDVFVPDELVVRTSADDPTRLDDLQTAGFIWFVLLISAGYTGATAALVEEVVTRERGNPTERAALSISHEAAVALLEGAARAVQGGVEGEEAVAGALIARYTVQDALVANANRALELLGGMDFIKGSPNARLAASVRPLAFHPPARPAAAEPLLRYFGGGPLELA, encoded by the coding sequence GTGCGCTCCCTCGACCGAGCCCGCACCGTCTGCGAGCACTACCACCCGGGACTCCTCAAAGCCCTGGAGGAGATCCCCTTCGACGAACGGGAGAAGCCCGGTAGCACCGCCATCGACCTCTTCCGCGCCCACGGCGGCGTCGGACTGCTCATCCCCGCCGAGTTCGGCGGCAGCGGGGCGTCCCCCTTGGAGGCCGTCCGCGTACAGGAAGCCCTGGGCGCGGTGGCACCGTCGCTGGCCGCCGCCACGACCATGCACCACTTCACCGCCGCCATGCTCTACGCACTGGCCGACCAGCAGGACAGACTGACGCCCGCCCAGGTGGACCTCCTGCACCGGATCGTGCCCGAGCAGAAGCTCATGGCCTCCGGCTGGGCCGAGGGACGCACCCAGCAGAACATCCTCGCCCCGACCGTGGCTGCGGTGCCCGCCGAGGGCGGATACCGCCTGCAGGGCTCCAAGAAGCCCTGCAGCCTCTCGTCCTCGATGGACCTGTTGACGGCCAGCATCTCCGTGCCCGGCGCCGACGGCGCCCCCGAGCTCGCTCTCGCGATCGTGCCAGCGGACTCGCCCGGCCTGAGCGTGCACCCCTTCTGGGGCACCGACCTGCTGGCCGGGGCCGAGAGCGACGAGGTCCGTCTGGAGGACGTGTTCGTACCGGACGAACTGGTGGTACGGACCTCCGCCGACGACCCGACCAGGCTGGACGACCTGCAGACGGCCGGGTTCATCTGGTTCGTCCTGCTCATCTCCGCCGGATACACGGGAGCCACCGCCGCCCTCGTCGAAGAGGTGGTCACGCGCGAGCGGGGCAACCCCACCGAACGCGCGGCCCTCTCGATCAGCCACGAGGCGGCCGTCGCCCTGCTCGAAGGCGCCGCGCGCGCCGTGCAGGGCGGAGTCGAAGGCGAGGAGGCGGTGGCCGGTGCCCTGATCGCCCGCTACACCGTCCAGGACGCCCTGGTTGCCAACGCCAACCGGGCGCTGGAACTTCTCGGCGGCATGGACTTCATCAAGGGGTCCCCGAATGCCAGGCTCGCCGCTTCCGTGCGCCCTCTGGCCTTCCACCCGCCGGCCCGGCCCGCCGCGGCCGAACCGCTCCTGCGCTACTTCGGCGGCGGACCCCTTGAGCTGGCCTGA
- a CDS encoding aspartate aminotransferase family protein, whose amino-acid sequence MTVIQEVRPGAAAPSTEGEILRLYRTHLSKGRATLAELFGSHMEVESSGAWLTTSDGERFLNAGGYGVFIMGARHPRVVEAVQRQLHTHPAATRILLEPTAARAAEALVSVMPEGLDRVHFALSGSEAVETGLKLARANGFKRTVSMRGGYHGKTLGALSATAKEVYQQPFRPLVPDFLHLPFGDADALEAELAAHPGEVCVILEPVQGEGGVIIPPKGYLKRVEKLVREYEGFLILDEIQSGLGRLGEWWGADIEGVVPDVMLTGKALGGGVLPVSAAVATRKAFRPFDKDPFLHTATFSGQPLLMAAVQASIETIKEERLVTKAVDLGSALLPKLTEIARRNIPDQLVEVRGRGLLIGVELVEAGLAGELLIELFNHGIVANHSMNGSAVVRFTPPATLTDTEVQFLLDSFDKATRDLIRGAATMPEGGN is encoded by the coding sequence GTGACCGTGATCCAGGAAGTCCGGCCCGGCGCTGCGGCGCCGAGCACGGAGGGCGAGATCCTCCGGCTCTACCGGACCCACCTCAGCAAAGGCCGGGCAACGCTCGCCGAGCTCTTCGGCAGCCACATGGAAGTGGAGTCCTCCGGAGCCTGGCTGACCACCAGCGACGGCGAGCGCTTCCTCAACGCGGGCGGCTACGGGGTCTTCATCATGGGCGCCCGCCACCCCCGGGTTGTGGAGGCCGTTCAGCGCCAGCTGCACACCCACCCCGCGGCGACCCGCATCCTCCTCGAGCCGACCGCCGCCCGCGCCGCCGAGGCACTCGTGTCGGTCATGCCCGAGGGCCTGGACCGCGTGCACTTCGCCCTGTCGGGCTCCGAGGCCGTGGAAACCGGTCTCAAGCTCGCCCGTGCCAACGGCTTCAAGCGGACCGTCTCGATGCGCGGCGGCTACCACGGCAAGACCCTCGGCGCACTGTCCGCCACCGCCAAGGAGGTCTACCAGCAGCCCTTCCGGCCGCTCGTACCCGACTTCCTCCACCTGCCGTTCGGCGACGCGGACGCGCTGGAGGCCGAGCTCGCGGCCCATCCCGGCGAGGTCTGCGTCATCCTCGAACCCGTCCAGGGCGAGGGCGGCGTGATCATCCCGCCGAAGGGCTACCTCAAGCGCGTCGAGAAACTGGTCCGCGAGTACGAGGGGTTCCTCATCCTCGATGAGATCCAGTCCGGCCTCGGCCGGCTCGGCGAGTGGTGGGGCGCGGACATCGAAGGCGTCGTCCCCGACGTCATGCTGACGGGCAAGGCCCTGGGCGGCGGTGTACTGCCGGTCTCCGCCGCGGTCGCCACCCGCAAGGCGTTCCGCCCCTTCGACAAGGACCCCTTCCTCCACACCGCGACGTTCTCGGGGCAGCCGCTGCTCATGGCCGCCGTCCAGGCGTCCATCGAGACGATCAAGGAAGAGCGGCTCGTCACCAAGGCCGTCGACCTCGGCAGCGCCCTGCTGCCCAAGCTCACCGAGATCGCCCGCCGCAACATCCCCGACCAGCTGGTGGAGGTACGCGGCCGCGGCCTGCTGATCGGCGTCGAGCTGGTCGAGGCCGGGCTCGCCGGGGAGCTGCTGATCGAGCTGTTCAACCACGGCATCGTCGCCAACCACTCGATGAACGGCAGTGCGGTGGTGCGCTTCACGCCGCCGGCCACCCTGACCGACACCGAAGTGCAGTTTCTCCTCGATTCCTTCGACAAGGCCACCCGTGACCTCATACGGGGCGCGGCCACGATGCCGGAAGGCGGTAACTGA
- a CDS encoding SRPBCC family protein, whose translation MRHVELKVLVPSQDARTVFDSVIKWEKYPDLAPHVHTTTVHSTLPAAECSSSWQLHFRSGLLGWTEKDEFSVQDLTARFEQTDGDFDSFVGLWTLRQDGADVIVDFEADFDFGIPSLEGILDPIAERVIKESVAWAVTGLFPGSKLLGDANLSDARPENVAA comes from the coding sequence GTGCGACACGTAGAACTCAAGGTCCTGGTTCCCTCCCAGGACGCCCGGACCGTCTTCGATTCGGTCATCAAGTGGGAGAAGTACCCCGACCTGGCACCCCACGTGCACACCACCACCGTGCACAGCACGCTGCCGGCCGCCGAGTGCAGTTCGAGCTGGCAACTGCACTTCCGCAGCGGTCTGCTGGGCTGGACCGAGAAGGACGAGTTCTCCGTCCAGGACCTGACCGCCCGCTTCGAGCAGACCGACGGCGACTTCGACAGCTTCGTCGGCCTGTGGACGCTGCGCCAGGACGGCGCGGACGTCATCGTCGACTTCGAGGCCGACTTCGACTTCGGCATTCCGAGCCTCGAGGGGATCCTCGACCCCATCGCCGAGCGCGTCATCAAGGAGAGCGTGGCCTGGGCCGTGACCGGCCTGTTCCCCGGCTCCAAGCTGCTCGGCGACGCCAACCTCAGCGACGCCCGCCCAGAGAACGTCGCGGCATGA
- a CDS encoding flavin reductase family protein, which produces MSTALRPRTGLSAGHRTPDGRLRRRRALYHLTAPVAVLTVSHGGILHGTTVSTVTTVSREPLLLGTCLRSGSQFAELAVASGRYAVNVLTGAQADLARYFADSSRPGGADQFAGLGWEPDPYAHAPLLEGALAHYTCRLYGSTALGDHEVLIGHVTHAAVGEGTPLLSYAGGLFSSPLTPVRDPGSGSQTRKDTTT; this is translated from the coding sequence ATGAGCACCGCGCTCCGCCCGCGCACCGGGCTGTCGGCCGGGCACCGTACTCCCGACGGACGCCTGCGCCGGCGCAGGGCCCTGTACCACCTCACCGCCCCGGTGGCCGTGCTGACCGTCAGCCACGGAGGGATACTCCACGGAACCACCGTCAGCACGGTGACCACCGTGTCCCGGGAGCCGCTGCTGCTCGGCACCTGCCTCAGGAGCGGGTCTCAGTTCGCCGAACTGGCCGTGGCGTCGGGTCGCTACGCGGTCAACGTCCTCACCGGGGCGCAGGCCGATCTGGCCCGGTACTTCGCCGACAGCTCGCGCCCCGGCGGGGCGGACCAGTTCGCCGGCCTGGGGTGGGAGCCCGACCCGTACGCGCACGCGCCCCTCCTCGAAGGCGCGCTGGCCCACTACACCTGCCGGCTCTACGGCTCGACCGCGCTGGGGGACCACGAGGTACTGATCGGCCACGTGACCCACGCCGCCGTCGGTGAGGGCACTCCCCTGCTCAGCTACGCCGGCGGGCTGTTCAGCAGTCCCCTCACCCCTGTCCGGGACCCCGGGTCGGGCAGTCAAACCAGGAAGGACACCACGACATGA
- a CDS encoding VlmB-like protein encodes MTEFVAPEADWDKAPGLLDGAKELTLGPEECDLSYWFTSVAQGTLRDRGDTGHHADAVVPSFLKEPGPLRDALTLEFGFRALSEEMATRILGRYVTIAPGIPELEFYATQLIDEARHARVFRNHLVELGHPAGSLLRDVDDMAADYRRRVLEPVKEFTDDIVTGQSDFIGGVAVFAIVIEGVLAPAAELSERKWTPLSPATGEISRGTAIDEIRHLTVASTILRDHVVKHPEYKPRLLEILRAGVRLWDELPDREYVLPREEMFQKGMQEHADLIGDYELWPGVRMLDTTPEQRYDMAEQWTDEMAEARMAYMGLPVDVLAGGQESTG; translated from the coding sequence ATGACCGAGTTCGTGGCGCCCGAAGCCGACTGGGACAAGGCGCCCGGTCTGCTCGACGGAGCGAAAGAACTCACCCTCGGGCCCGAGGAGTGCGACCTCTCCTATTGGTTCACCTCCGTAGCCCAAGGAACCCTGCGGGACCGCGGCGACACCGGACACCACGCCGACGCCGTCGTTCCCTCCTTCCTCAAGGAGCCCGGCCCGCTGAGGGACGCCCTGACCTTGGAGTTCGGTTTCCGTGCCCTGTCCGAGGAGATGGCCACCCGCATCCTCGGCCGCTACGTCACCATCGCCCCGGGCATACCGGAGTTGGAGTTCTACGCGACCCAGCTCATCGACGAGGCCCGTCACGCCCGGGTGTTCCGCAACCACCTCGTCGAACTCGGCCACCCCGCCGGCAGCCTGCTGCGGGACGTGGACGACATGGCCGCCGACTACCGGCGCCGCGTGCTGGAGCCGGTGAAGGAGTTCACCGACGACATCGTGACCGGGCAGTCCGATTTCATCGGCGGAGTCGCCGTGTTCGCCATCGTCATCGAAGGCGTACTCGCCCCCGCGGCCGAGCTGAGCGAGCGCAAGTGGACCCCGCTGTCGCCCGCCACCGGAGAGATCTCCCGCGGCACCGCCATCGACGAGATCCGGCACCTGACCGTGGCCAGCACGATCCTGCGCGACCACGTCGTCAAGCACCCCGAGTACAAGCCGAGGCTGCTGGAGATCCTGCGGGCCGGTGTCCGGCTCTGGGACGAACTCCCGGACCGCGAGTACGTCCTGCCCCGCGAGGAGATGTTCCAGAAGGGCATGCAGGAGCACGCCGACCTGATCGGCGACTACGAACTGTGGCCCGGCGTGCGCATGCTGGACACCACCCCCGAGCAGCGCTACGACATGGCCGAGCAGTGGACCGACGAAATGGCCGAGGCCCGCATGGCCTACATGGGCCTCCCCGTCGACGTACTGGCCGGCGGCCAGGAGAGCACCGGATGA
- a CDS encoding beta-ketoacyl-ACP synthase III — protein MTTVTRQAPAGRAAVIAGIGSYVPPDVVTNQDLTRRLDTSDEWIRSRTGIATRHVVSAGTATSDLAVEAGQRALKSAGSADVDAVVLATTTPDHSCPATAPAVAARLGLTGVPAFDVAAVCTGFLYGLASASGLIAAGIADRVLLVAADAFTTIINPDDRTTAVIFADGAGAVVLRAGRPDEPGAIGPLVLGSDGSLGNLIEVPAGGSRQRSSGRSAPLEDHYFQMRGRDTYRHAVERMTAASLEAVERRGWTMADIDRFAAHQANARILTAVSDRLEVPVERQLSNIEHVGNTGGASIPLLLSQAAQDGRLTAGQKVLLTAFGGGLAWGATALHWPVLTPF, from the coding sequence ATGACCACCGTCACCCGGCAGGCACCCGCGGGGCGCGCAGCGGTCATCGCGGGCATCGGGTCGTACGTGCCGCCGGACGTGGTGACCAACCAGGACCTGACCCGGCGGCTCGACACCTCGGACGAGTGGATCCGCAGCCGTACCGGAATCGCCACGCGCCACGTGGTCTCCGCCGGCACCGCCACCTCCGACCTGGCCGTCGAGGCCGGGCAGCGGGCCCTGAAGTCCGCGGGCAGCGCCGACGTCGACGCGGTGGTACTCGCCACCACGACACCGGACCACTCCTGCCCCGCCACCGCACCGGCCGTGGCCGCCCGCCTTGGTTTGACCGGCGTGCCGGCCTTCGACGTAGCGGCCGTGTGCACCGGCTTCCTCTACGGCCTGGCCTCCGCCTCCGGACTGATAGCGGCGGGCATCGCGGACCGGGTGCTGCTGGTGGCCGCCGATGCCTTCACCACCATCATCAACCCCGACGACCGCACCACCGCCGTGATCTTCGCCGACGGGGCGGGCGCCGTCGTACTGCGCGCCGGACGCCCGGACGAACCCGGCGCGATAGGGCCCCTGGTTCTGGGCAGCGACGGCAGTCTCGGCAACCTCATCGAAGTGCCGGCCGGTGGCTCGCGGCAACGCTCCTCGGGCCGGAGCGCCCCCCTGGAGGACCACTACTTCCAGATGCGGGGGCGCGACACCTACCGCCACGCGGTCGAACGAATGACCGCGGCCTCCCTGGAGGCGGTGGAGCGCCGCGGATGGACCATGGCCGACATCGACCGGTTCGCCGCGCACCAGGCGAACGCCCGCATCCTCACCGCAGTCTCGGACCGGCTGGAGGTCCCGGTCGAGCGGCAGCTGTCCAACATCGAGCACGTGGGCAACACCGGCGGTGCCTCGATCCCGTTGCTGCTGTCCCAGGCGGCGCAGGACGGCCGTCTGACCGCCGGACAGAAGGTCCTGCTCACCGCGTTCGGCGGCGGCCTGGCCTGGGGTGCCACAGCCCTGCACTGGCCCGTCCTCACTCCGTTCTGA
- a CDS encoding acyl carrier protein gives MFEKFKSLLVDKLKVSPELVTPEATREEIELDSLAVVELSLLLESELGLTISDDELLEAPTVGDMVALMEQRGAKV, from the coding sequence ATGTTCGAGAAGTTCAAGAGCCTCCTCGTCGACAAGCTGAAGGTCTCGCCCGAGCTCGTCACGCCCGAAGCCACCCGGGAGGAGATCGAACTCGACTCCCTGGCCGTCGTGGAGTTGTCCCTGTTGCTCGAGTCCGAGCTGGGCCTCACCATCAGCGACGACGAGCTGCTGGAAGCGCCCACCGTCGGCGACATGGTGGCGCTCATGGAGCAGCGGGGCGCGAAGGTCTGA
- a CDS encoding beta-ketoacyl-[acyl-carrier-protein] synthase family protein, giving the protein MAGIDVAVTGVGLVTPAGIGVEPSWATVRSGRSTAAFDPMLESNPVKISCRVPGFDADALLGARRALRLDPFVQFALVAAREALADAGLDPKTWDGGRVGVVLGNGDGGPTTVEAQHRVLLAQGAGRVSPLLLPMQLPNMLAGQAAIEFGATGPNLVVATACASGTTAVGVARDLLALDRCDVVLTGGSEALITPLAMAGFAQMGALSQREDDPSAASRPFDADRDGFVAGEGAGILVLERLQDACARGARVRARVVGYGASADAHHMTSPHPTGAGIESAVRAALRDAGAGRGDVQHVNAHGTSTPLNDLAEATMLKRTLTGDPLVTSTKGVTGHLLGAAGAVEAVLTVLSVEQGLVPPTANLTTLDPRMDIKVAETEMAVPIELALSNSCGFGGQNAVLAVAAA; this is encoded by the coding sequence ATGGCAGGCATCGATGTTGCCGTCACCGGTGTCGGCCTCGTTACCCCCGCCGGCATCGGGGTGGAGCCGAGCTGGGCGACGGTCCGCTCAGGGCGCTCCACAGCCGCGTTCGATCCCATGCTGGAGTCGAACCCTGTGAAGATCTCGTGCCGCGTTCCCGGGTTCGATGCCGATGCCCTGCTGGGAGCCAGGCGTGCCCTGCGCCTGGACCCGTTCGTACAGTTCGCGCTGGTCGCCGCTCGCGAGGCGCTGGCCGATGCGGGGCTGGATCCGAAGACATGGGACGGCGGACGGGTCGGTGTGGTGCTGGGCAACGGCGACGGGGGACCCACCACGGTGGAAGCCCAGCACCGGGTGCTCCTCGCGCAGGGCGCCGGCCGGGTCTCTCCTCTCTTGCTGCCCATGCAGCTGCCCAACATGCTCGCCGGCCAGGCCGCCATCGAGTTCGGGGCGACCGGCCCCAACCTCGTGGTGGCAACGGCATGCGCCTCCGGCACGACCGCGGTGGGCGTCGCACGCGACCTCCTTGCCCTCGACCGCTGCGACGTGGTCCTGACCGGCGGCAGCGAGGCCCTGATCACGCCACTGGCGATGGCGGGCTTCGCGCAGATGGGTGCTCTGTCCCAGCGCGAGGACGACCCCTCCGCCGCCTCGCGTCCCTTCGACGCGGACAGGGACGGGTTCGTCGCCGGTGAGGGCGCCGGCATCCTGGTCCTCGAAAGGCTCCAGGACGCCTGCGCCCGCGGTGCCCGGGTCCGGGCACGCGTCGTGGGCTACGGGGCGTCCGCCGACGCCCACCACATGACGTCCCCCCACCCGACGGGCGCCGGAATCGAGTCGGCCGTACGCGCCGCCCTTCGCGACGCGGGCGCCGGCCGGGGAGACGTGCAGCACGTCAACGCGCACGGCACGTCCACGCCCCTGAACGACCTGGCCGAGGCCACCATGCTGAAGCGGACCCTGACGGGCGACCCGCTGGTCACCTCCACCAAGGGCGTGACGGGTCACCTTCTGGGAGCCGCAGGGGCCGTAGAGGCTGTCCTCACCGTCTTGTCGGTGGAACAAGGGCTCGTGCCGCCCACCGCCAACCTGACCACGCTGGACCCCCGCATGGACATCAAGGTCGCCGAGACCGAGATGGCCGTGCCCATCGAACTGGCGCTGAGCAACTCCTGCGGCTTCGGCGGACAGAACGCCGTTCTTGCCGTCGCCGCCGCCTGA
- the serS gene encoding serine--tRNA ligase, with amino-acid sequence MHDARELIALGPEAVRQLARRNHALDLDALEAAGRRRTAAEEQVSRLRAELKAVARTGTGTRTGAPSEEERAAARALRDRVQDAETEARAASTELSQWLQTIPNLPLDLVPDGRSEKEAVEIRRGGPPVVSAGGAVPHHADIGERLELFDSTRSTRLSGARFHVSRGAGARLERALAAFLLDLHTEEHGYTEYAVPFLVNRETMTGTGQLPKFEEDLFATRLGDRELFLIPTAEVPLTNLVAGEILTSAELPLALTAHTPCFRSEAGSYGRDTRGLLRLHQFEKVELVRICALEDAPSQFDLMVGHVEKCLQKLELSYRVMLLPAGDMGFSARMTYDVEVWLPGSGAFREISSVSDCGAFQSRRAGIRHRSGAGRNVPAATLNGSALPIGRTVAALLEQGARPDGSVVLPDALVPYTGFQRILPGGRTA; translated from the coding sequence GTGCACGACGCACGCGAGCTCATCGCGCTCGGACCCGAGGCCGTACGGCAACTGGCACGGCGCAACCACGCCCTCGACCTCGATGCCCTGGAGGCCGCCGGCCGCAGGCGGACGGCCGCCGAAGAACAGGTGAGCCGGCTGCGCGCCGAGCTGAAGGCCGTGGCGCGCACGGGGACGGGCACCCGTACCGGTGCCCCGAGCGAGGAGGAACGCGCGGCTGCGCGCGCCCTGCGCGATCGCGTGCAGGACGCCGAAACGGAGGCGCGGGCGGCGAGTACCGAGCTGAGCCAGTGGCTGCAGACGATCCCCAACCTTCCACTGGACCTCGTACCCGACGGCCGGTCCGAGAAGGAGGCCGTGGAGATCCGCCGGGGCGGGCCCCCTGTTGTCTCTGCCGGGGGCGCCGTGCCCCACCACGCGGACATCGGCGAGCGCCTCGAACTCTTCGACAGCACGCGCTCCACTCGTCTGTCGGGCGCCCGGTTCCACGTCAGTCGCGGGGCGGGAGCCCGCCTGGAACGAGCGCTCGCCGCCTTCCTGCTCGACCTGCACACCGAAGAGCACGGCTACACCGAGTACGCCGTCCCCTTTCTCGTCAACCGCGAGACCATGACGGGCACCGGTCAGCTTCCGAAGTTCGAGGAAGACCTCTTCGCCACGCGGCTCGGCGACCGCGAGCTCTTCCTCATCCCCACCGCCGAAGTGCCCCTGACGAATCTCGTCGCAGGCGAGATACTCACCTCCGCCGAGCTGCCGCTCGCCCTCACCGCCCACACCCCGTGCTTCCGCTCCGAGGCCGGCTCCTACGGCCGCGACACCCGCGGTCTGCTGCGGCTGCACCAGTTCGAAAAGGTGGAACTGGTGCGCATCTGCGCACTGGAGGACGCCCCGAGCCAGTTCGACCTGATGGTCGGACACGTCGAGAAGTGCCTGCAGAAGCTCGAGCTGTCCTACCGCGTGATGCTGCTCCCCGCAGGTGACATGGGCTTCTCCGCACGGATGACGTACGACGTCGAGGTGTGGCTGCCCGGCAGCGGGGCCTTCCGGGAGATCTCCTCCGTCTCGGACTGCGGCGCCTTCCAGTCCCGCCGGGCGGGCATCCGCCACCGCTCCGGTGCCGGACGAAACGTTCCCGCCGCGACGCTCAACGGGTCTGCCCTGCCGATAGGCCGCACGGTGGCAGCTCTCCTCGAACAGGGCGCGCGGCCCGACGGCAGCGTCGTCCTGCCGGACGCCCTCGTCCCCTACACCGGGTTCCAGAGGATCCTGCCTGGAGGGCGTACCGCCTGA